In the genome of Sebastes umbrosus isolate fSebUmb1 chromosome 14, fSebUmb1.pri, whole genome shotgun sequence, one region contains:
- the LOC119501708 gene encoding putative uncharacterized protein DDB_G0294196 — protein sequence MENLTSALKTLTKNSGNNHNCIETFSSYEESLPSAEGSPSRMGRLPKGKSSMSCRRKREFISDEKKDACYWEKRRKNNEAAKRSREKRRLNDMVLENRVIALNDENMRIKTELLQLKLRFGLISTASYIEKSQQMGASNNAGNGGSSPSSPSSAQYYSSGYSSGSQVMMNSDSSETEQSGRGDGHRQLVKYSPRGSLSDMSDGSSRDSPEPIPFEIKQEGDRLEMDIANGTTTQIMFNIHRGLASVPTHHQIQQHSQELEAAYHSQQQHHHHQQQQQQPHQETITTVTQPAPHPPAAQRSVILYGSSSASYPVDSLTRHSEVDLQAVQRQSSGSSQTCVSRPPQSVTESSTETLAEVTKQLERKTLDSPPYELSDSRSETGERPVYRVCPLPQQHLQQEQHQQERDSPAELLHKQVEGVNHSHLYHHLQQPHHSYLSAQDEEPPVLTYEGGHGNKAYYRGQSSSKDTSSSDGDPRSSDKEASTDDDESPSSSCSDMGSFHNQHLTSFHHPASPLRSSHGCSQAQGEVKGTALPHKLRLKHRAMSSGSSGQESPTTPPSATPPPLPQHPYLSLMPQQNIMRESPGVGCKQVVLGEESRKESGKKETGGRRNKRRD from the coding sequence ATGGAAAATCTAACTTCAGCTCTAAAGACATTAACCAAAAACTCAGGGAATAACCATAACTGCATCGAGACCTTCAGCAGTTATGAAGAGTCTCTTCCTTCTGCCGAAGGGAGTCCGTCTCGCATGGGGCGCCTCCCCAAAGGCAAATCCAGCATGAGCTGCAGGCGAAAGCGTGAGTTCATTTCAGATGAGAAGAAGGACGCCTGCTACTGGGAGAAACGCCGCAAAAATAACGAGGCCGCCAAGCGCTCCAGGGAGAAGAGACGTCTCAATGATATGGTTTTGGAGAACCGTGTCATTGCACTGAATGATGAGAATATGAGGATCAAGACAGAGCTGCTTCAGCTGAAGCTGCGCTTTGGCCTCATAAGCACTGCCTCCTACATTGAGAAGAGCCAGCAGATGGGTGCAAGCAACAACGCGGGAAATGGAGGCTCATCCCCGTCCTCCCCCTCTTCTGCCCAGTACTACTCCAGCGGTTACTCTAGCGGCTCTCAGGTGATGATGAACTCTGATTCTTCAGAAACGGAGCAGTCTGGACGCGGCGACGGCCACCGGCAGCTGGTGAAATATTCCCCACGTGGCTCCCTCTCCGACATGTCCGACGGCTCCTCCAGGGACAGCCCCGAGCCAATTCCCTTTGAGATCAAACAGGAAGGTGATAGGCTAGAGATGGACATTGCCAATGGCACCACCACCCAGATCATGTTCAACATCCACCGTGGTCTGGCCTCTGTGCCCACTCACCACCAGATCCAGCAGCATTCTCAGGAGCTGGAGGCTGCGTACCACAGCCAACAGCAGCACCACcatcaccaacaacaacaacaacaaccccatCAGGAGACTATCACTACTGTCACCCAGCCCGCCCCTCACCCACCTGCTGCCCAGAGGAGCGTCATTCTGTATGGCTCCAGCAGTGCCTCCTATCCAGTGGACAGCCTGACGCGGCACTCAGAAGTCGACCTGCAGGCGGTCCAGAGGcagagcagcggcagcagccaGACGTGTGTCAGCCGCCCGCCCCAGTCTGTTACAGAGAGCTCCACGGAGACTCTAGCTGAGGTGACGAAGCAGCTGGAGAGGAAGACATTAGACTCTCCTCCGTACGAGCTCTCAGACAGCCGTAGTGAGACTGGAGAGAGACCGGTGTACAGAGTTTGCCCACTTCCCCAGCAGCAcctgcagcaggagcagcaccAGCAGGAGAGAGATTCACCTGCAGAGCTCCTCCACAAACAAGTGGAGGGGGTCAACCACTCCCACCTGTACCACCACCTCCAGCAGCCTCATCATTCATACCTCAGTGCCCAAGACGAGGAGCCGCCTGTGCTCACATACGAGGGCGGGCACGGGAACAAGGCTTACTACCGAGGGCAATCCTCTAGCAAGGACACATCATCCAGCGACGGAGATCCCCGCAGCTCTGACAAAGAGGCCTCCACGGATGACGACGAGTCCCCCTCCTCATCCTGCTCAGACATGGGCAGCTTCCACAACCAACATCTCACCAGCTTCCACCATCCTGCCTCGCCTCTGCGTTCCTCCCACGGCTGCTCTCAGGCACAGGGGGAGGTGAAGGGCACGGCGTTGCCCCACAAACTCAGACTCAAACACCGGGCCATGAGCAGCGGGAGCAGCGGCCAGGAATCCCCGACAACCCCTCCCTCCGCCACGCCGCCTCCCCTGCCCCAGCATCCCTACTTGTCCCTCATGCCACAGCAGAACATTATGCGAGAGAGCCCGGGCGTTGGCTGCAAACAGGTGGTCTTGGGGGAGGAGAGCAGGAAGGAGAGCGGGAAAAAGGAGACAGGTGGACGACGAAACAAGAGGCGAGATTAG
- the nfil3-6 gene encoding nuclear factor, interleukin 3 regulated, member 6 produces the protein MFEEESQHMRGQQQQDLAVLHALESPVSPGGGGGGEPLSFTDEAVSILTSSSMLARSLLGSTSAVKRKESPSSSIRRKREFIPVDKKDEGYWDKRRKNNEAAKRSREKRRVNDMVLESRVLALLEENARLRAELLALKFRFGLVKEPSNVPILPLTTAPNHTAQTMTPHYYLHRGDGGLHSSSASHHNNQTGLLSSRASRDAGNMSEDSGFSTPDGSSVGSPSSSIFFEDRLSDHGKLSPHRAEELNYDLHHSPAEVHHAAGPAGGKLDHVEALMINLPHKLRFKNPCCGDSYDDARRSPMLSTAGREGPRDTPKGLSGGETAAGHCAGPWLQQSDGEEGRKGRQSPQYITSASGYGLPPPPTQGQTEVQYKHENTHLKSKLNSLSEEVAQLKKLFTEQLMAKVN, from the coding sequence ATGTTTGAGGAAGAGTCCCAGCATATGagggggcagcagcagcaggatttGGCTGTGCTCCACGCTCTGGAGTCACCTGTGAGTCCAggtggaggcggaggaggagagccTCTGTCCTTCACAGATGAAGCTGTGTCCATCCTGACCTCCAGCAGCATGCTGGCCCGCTCCCTGCTGGGCAGCACCTCCGCCGTCAAACGCAAAGAGAGCCCCTCTTCCAGCATCCGACGCAAGCGCGAGTTCATCCCCGTTGACAAGAAGGACGAGGGCTACTGggacaagaggaggaagaacaacGAGGCAGCCAAGCGCTCGCGGGAGAAGCGACGCGTGAACGACATGGTCCTGGAGAGCCGCGTTCTGGCTCTGCTGGAGGAGAACGCTCGCCTCAGGGCCGAGCTGTTGGCTCTCAAGTTCCGCTTCGGCCTGGTCAAAGAACCCTCCAACGTCCCCATCCTGCCACTCACTACAGCTCCCAACCACACCGCTCAGACCATGACCCCTCACTACTACCTCCACAGAGGAGATGGAGGCCTCCACAGCTCCTCGGCCTCACATCACAACAACCAGACAGGCCTGCTGAGCTCCAGGGCCTCCAGGGACGCCGGCAACATGTCGGAGGACTCTGGGTTCTCCACGCCGGATGGGTCCAGCGTGGGCAGTCCTTCTTCTTCGATCTTCTTCGAAGACCGGCTGAGCGACCACGGGAAGTTGTCCCCACACAGGGCAGAGGAGCTGAACTACGACCTCCACCACTCCCCCGCTGAAGTCCACCACGCTGCAGGACCAGCCGGAGGGAAGTTGGACCACGTCGAGGCGTTGATGATAAACCTTCCTCACAAGCTGCGTTTCAAGAACCCCTGCTGCGGGGACTCGTATGACGACGCCAGACGCAGCCCTATGCTGTCCACAGCAGGACGTGAAGGTCCGAGAGACACCCCTAAAGGACTCAGTGGAGGCGAGACGGCAGCAGGGCATTGCGCCGGCCCCTGGCTCCAGCAGTCGGACGGGGAGGAAGGCAGGAAGGGGAGGCAGTCCCCTCAATACATCACCTCAGCTTCCGGCTACGGCCTCCCGCCTCCTCCCACGCAAGGACAAACCGAGGTCCAGTACAAGCACGAGAACACTCACCTGAAGTCCAAACTCAACTCTCTGAGCGAGGAGGTGGCTCAGCTGAAGAAGCTGTTCACGGAGCAGCTCATGGCCAAAGTCAACTGA